CTGTGTGTGATGATGACGATTACCGTGCTTTATTTTATGGGTTGGTCGCTCAATTTGTTGACGATGATGGGGTTGATGGTGGGGGTGGGTATGGTGGTGGATAATGCGATTGTGATTGTGGAGAATATTTATCGCTTGCGGGCAGAGGGGGAAGAGCCGCGCGGTGCATCTATACACGGGGCCAGCGAGGTGGGGCTGGCGATTACGATGGCGACGCTGACCACTGTGGTGGTGTTTTTGCCGATGATGCTGATGAATGACAGCTTTGATATGAAGTTTCTGCTGTCGAAAATTGGGATGCCCGTGGTGTTTGCGCTGGTGGCTTCTCTGTTTGTGGCGCTGTTGTTTATTCCCCTGGCTGCCCAGCGCTTTGGCGATGCGGTTGTGCGGTCAGATCCAAAGTCCATCGCTTTTGTCCGCCGCATTTATCGGCGCGGTTTGAACTGGGTTATTCACCATCGACGAGATGCGTTTCTCGTGGTGCTGGTTTTGTTTGCCACCATTTATTTTCCATATCAGAATGTGAAGAAGACCGATCAGATGCGTTTTTCTTCGAATCGCGTGACCATTCGCATGTATGGTCCCAGAAATTTTTCGCTGGAAGAGATGGATAAAATTGCGAGCGATCTGGAAGTGTATGTAAATGAGCGTCGGGATAGGTATAAAATCAGAAATGTTATGACGTATTTTCGGCGTGGGTATATCAATTTGCGAATGAATCTCGAGGAGGATCCCCATCAAGAGTGGTGGTATGCTGTGTATCGCTGGGCAGGTGGAGTGATCGGCTTGCCTATTGAGCGGTGGATGACGCGACAAGAGATTATTGACGAACTGAATAAGGAGGTGCCGCGCTATGTGGGATTTCGGGTTGCTGTGGAATCCAGAAATTCGGGTGGGAGAGATCCCTATGTGGGCGTGTATTTGTACGGTCCTGATTTTGAAAAATTAGAAGATATGCTGGGGGAAGTGGAGCGGCGGTTGCAGCAGATTCCATCGGTGACGAGTTTGCAAAGCGATCTGGAGTTTGGCAAAGACGAGATTCGCATTCGCGTGAACCGCGCACAGGCGAAAAAGCACGGTATTCCGGCAGAGCGGATCAGCCGCACGCTGGCATATCAACTGCGCGGTGCGACTTTGCCGCGGTTTCAGACGGATGATCACGAGGTGAATGTGCAACTGATTTTGGATGAATCCGACCGGCAGTCGCTGGTGCAGTTGAAGAATTTTATGTTTGTGACCGATTCGGGTGAAAAGCTGCCTTTGTCGAGTTTTGCAACTTTTGAAGTGGCCAAAGGTCCAGGACATATTTTCAGGCATAATGGTCGCAATCGGTTGCGCGTGCGCGTTTATACGACCAAAGATGATGTGGAAGGGTTGTATCAGGAGGTCGATCGGGTGATGGAGGGGTTCACGCTGCCGAGGGGGTATGAGTGGAACAAAGGCGAGCGGCATTCGCAATACAGCCGGGAAAGTCAGGCGATGACATTTGCCGTGATTATGGCGGTCGTGTTTGTGTTTTTGCTGATGGGGGTGTTGTTTGAGTCGGTTATTTTGCCTTTTGCCGTGATTTTTTCTATTCCATTTTCGTTTTTGGGGGTGTACTGGGGGTTGTGGTTGACAGGTACGACGATGGATTTTATGTCAAATGTGGGGGCGATTGTGCTGATTGGGGTGGTGGTCAACAATGCGATTGTATTGGTCGATATGATCAATCGGTTGCGCCAGACGGGTATGGATCGCGCGGCGGCAATTATGGCGGCGGGTCACAATCGCTTTCGCCCTATTTTGATGACGACCTGCACGACGGTGTTCGGGTTGTTTCCCATGGCGATTGGCAGCAGTACGATGATGGGAATGCCCTACGCGCCGCTGGGGATTACGATGATGGGTGGGCTGATTGTGTCAACGGCGTTGACGCTATTTGTGGTTCCCCTGTTTTACGTTTTACTGGATGATTTGCGCGGGTCATTGAAACGGATTGCCGCGGTGAGTTTCCAGAGGTCTGAGCGATGGGGGGATGACCCGGCGCAGGCGGCGGATTAAAACGGGTCATAGAACCACTTCTCTCCCAAACAGAGGGCTGTGCTATTTTGCGCGGCTCTCTGTTTTTGTTTTGATGGGGAGCTAATTTGCGGGATCGGAAGGCGTATTGGGGTTGTTTAATCGCTCCTGGTCGGCATAGGGATAGAAATTTCGATTTCGCTCAAAGGGGTCGGATGAGGGACCGGGTTGACCGAGACGTCGGCTGTCTTCCAATCCAGTACCGTTCAGGAATAATTCCGCTCTGCGCTGCCGAAAGATCTCTTCTGTCACGGCCTCGACGGTTTGTGGACCGCTGTAGGGTGGTAGCGATGCCCCAATGCCAAGGGGATCACGATCGGGTGTTTTTGTACGGATGGCGTCTATTTCGGCGATCGCTCCTGTGATATTTCCCATCATTGCGTTTGCCTCTGCCCGTATCAGAGCCATTTCGCCGGGCAAATATGCCGGGATGGACGATGTGGCGGTGTTCCAAAAGCCGGATAGCGTTTCAATAGGCAAGGTGTTGGGATTGCTCAGGCGGTCATTTGGCATGAGATAAAATGCAAGTCTCGCATCGTTGCTGTCTGTGACCAGCGTTCCGAAATTATCTCTTGGCGCATAATCATCCGCAACAAAAACCTGGTTGTAAATGGGGTTCTGATTGTCGGCGTCATAAGTATAGACAGATGTTGCCGAGGGATCGATGGTATTGGCGGCTTCAAGTGCGGCTGGATAATTTCCCGCGAACAGGTTATAGCGCGCCCGGTAAGCGTGAATCGTATTTAAGAGATCGAATCCCTGTCCCAGGATATCTGAGTTGAATTGAGCAGATGGTGGCGTAGCCGAGATGGTTTGGAGCGCGTTGTCCAGCAACCGAATCGCTTCGGCAAATACCTCAGACCGCGGCTGGAAAGTGGCCTGTCCATCGGCCTGTACATCTGTTGGTGCCTGTTCAAAAGCCTGTGCGACGAACCCCAGACACATCGCTTTGTAAAGTTGAGAGAGTGCAATAATGCCGCTGCGCGTACCTTCTGATAGTTGCACATTGGGCGCGCTGTCGATCAAATCATTGGCTATTCCGATGACGCGGTATGATTCGAACCAGATCGCGCTGACACCGCTGTTTGCGCCAGACAATGCGTTGAGGCCATCTTCTAATTGTATGAGGTTGGCAAAGGTCGTGTTTGCCGCAAATTCGCGGCTTGTAATTGCCGGATGACGAATGTATGAATCGACATTCTGACTCGCGTAATCTCGTTGCATGCCAATGGCGAGTGCGATAATGCCGTCACTGGTGGTTAAAACGCGCTCTTCCACTGCCTGGTTTGGATTTGTTATGTTTAAATCGCAACCTTGTGTAAAAAAGAGCAGCAATGCCAGGAGAATATACAGGCGACTCGATTTCATATTTTTTCCCTTAGTAGTTCAAACTTATACGGAATGCAATACTGCGCGGGATGGGCACTTCTACGAAGTCAAATCCGCGCACTGCGGTGCGCTGTCCAGCGATGTTGGTTTCCGGATCGTAACCGCTGTAGTCGTCTATGGAAAGCAAATTGCGGCCAATGAGGCTCAATTGAATGCTGCTCAATCCCAAAAATTGGGGCTGCCAGCGATAAGACGCGGATAGTTCGCGCAATTTCACAAAGGATCCATCTTCGATCCATTGTTCAAAAATTCGGAAAACCCGCGAATTATAACCAGAGGGGAGTTCGCCGTTTAATTCGCGTTCGTAGTCTGTTAAAACGCCGAATGCGCTCAATGCGGCCAGGCGTCTGGTAAAATTGAATAAATCGCCACCTATGATGGCGTCCCATTGCATGCGAAATGACCAGTTTTGCCCCAGGGCGACCTGATTGATCCATGAAGCGGTAAAGTCCGGGTTGGGATCGCCAATAATTTTGCGATCAGCCGCTTGTATCGGGAGATTGTTTTCGTCGTTTGCGATATTGCCCTGGGCATCGCGTTCAAAAGCCGTGCTGAAGAAAACTCCGAGGGGTTCGCCGTTGATGGCCGAGACCTGGGAAAACGAATTTGGGATGATCAATCGCCCGCCCTCAATGCCATCGACTTTGTTTTTGTTGGTCGAATACGTGAAGGTCGATTCCCAGCGGAGATTGGGGCGTGCGAGCGGAATCGCGCGCACGAGGAATTCCAACCCGGTATTGTCCATGGTGCCGACATTTTGCAGGGCACGCGAATGACCTGTGGAGGGGGATAATGTGCGGAATAGCAACAAGTCTTCGATGCGCTGATCGTAATAGGTCAGTTCTATGCCCAGGCGATTGGACAGGAGACTAAAATCCGTCCCTATTTCAATTTCCCGCTGTCTTTCGGGTTTGATCGTTCCGCCGAGTTGCGTGCTGGGCACCAGGCCGGGGTTGCCGTCATAAGAGGATGCATTGTAATTGGTCAGGCGGTCATACGGCCCAATGGCTGTTTGACCTCCTGAAGTGCCTATGGAGGCTCGCAATTTGAAGTCTGAAAAGATGTTTTGAAGTGCGCTATTTTGCCAGAAGCCCGTATCTGAAATGAGATAGGAGGCACTCGCTTTTGGATAAAATTGCCAGCGATTATCCGCGTCATAGACCGAGGAGGCGTCGATGCGGGCGGCAGCCGTGACAAAAAGACGGTTGGCGATCCCAAAGGTTTGCTGGATAAATCCGCCATAAATGACCCTTTTGCTCCTGGTTTCGCCCGCGACGACATTTGCACCGCTCGATACGACTTCTGCAACGGGACTCAGATTTCTGCCTTCTGCGCTGAAGTTTTCCCCTTTTTCGTATTGCAGGGTTCCGCCGATTCGCGTGGTCGATTGCACATTGGGAAATATGTCCCGCTGGTATCTGAGGTTGATGTCATTGTTGAGTTGCAGAAAATCGAATACGGCTCTTCGAGAAAAGCCGTTTGCCAGGCCCGGCGCAGAGGTGCCGGTAGGGATAAATGCGATGGCCGTTTGATCGTAGGTATCAATGCCCAGAGTATAGTCAATGCTCAATCCAGATAGCGGGGTTGCATTTAGCTGGGCACTTCCAATATAGCGCGTGATTTCTTGCGTGAAATCATATTGATCAATGACTTCGAGGGGGTTGGCGAGAATGCCGTCGTCCGGATAAGTACCGGTCTCGGGGTCGGGCGTGAGATTATAGGTATTGGGACCAAAAATAAAACCCGTCATCGCGCCGTAGTTCGAATTTAGCCCGCCGTTGGGGATGTCATTGCTTTTGCTAAATACGAAATTTCCTCCCACAGATAAGGCCAACCAGTTCGACAAATTCTGGTCGATGCGCGTTCGGGCACTGATCCGCCGAAACAATGTGTTTTCAATCACGCCTTGATCGGCGAGATAGGACCCGGAGGCAAAATAACGGGTATTGCCAGACCCTCCCGATATCGACGCATAGTGCTCCATTCCCGCGGCGCGTCTAAATATGAAGTCCTGATGGTCAAAGCGTTGCACATCGGAGCCATCGGGATTTTTATTTCCCCTATTATCAACGGTTGCCCGATTTACAGGCAGTGTTTTGCGTATTTTTGACGTTGAGAGACCATAGGTATAGTTTATGCGGGGCTTGCCCTGAGTGCCGCGTTTTGTAAATATTTGCACGACGCCGTTGTTTGCACGCGATCCGTAAAGGGCTGCTGCTGCTGCGCCTTTTACAATTTCAATGCGTTCTACGTCGTTTGGGTTGAGATCGATGAGGCGGTTTTGCGACCCACCGCCGAGGCGGATGAGTTCTGGTGAGTCGTTGTTCACAATGACACCATCTACCACATAGAGGGGATCGGCATCGCCCAGGACGGTACCGGTTCCGCGCAATCGGATGGTTACGCCACCGCCGGGATTACCCGAATTTTGTTGAATGAGCGCACCGGCTAATTTACCGGTCAGCGCTTTGTCGAGGGATGTGGCACCAGTCGATTCCAATTGGCGAACGGTCAGGGTGGAGATGGCATTTCCCAGTTGTTTTTTGCTGGCTGCAACGGAAAGACCTGTGACGACGATTTCATCGAATTGCAAGACATCTACGGCGAGTTGAAAAGAGACTTCCGCAAGGCCGCTGTTTTGGCGAATGGTTTGTCTGGCGGATTTATAGCCCACATAACGCGCTTCGATGGTGGTTTCCGCTTCTGGCTCTGACAAATACAGCGCGAAATTGCCCTGTCCATCGGTGTTCGTGCCAGTTGTTGTGCCGACAACAATGATATTGGCATTGGGCAAGCCCTCGCCTCGCTCGTCGGTGACTGTGCCTTTGATGGTGAGTTGGGCAAAGGCCGAAATGGGGATGCTGAGAGAGAGGCAAAGAACGAAAAATAGTCGAGATGACATGTGCATTTCTCCTTATATTTGGCTGAAAAGTAACTAATTGTTGGGTGGCTGTCACGGTGTTTTTTATTTGCTCAAAGTTGTAATTTTTTTGAAATTCAGAGGATGTCACAAAGAGAATATCACAAAAGGAGAAAGTACCATGAGTGAGTCGAGTAGCGATCCGAGATATACGATGGGGCGCAGTGAGGGGGAGACGGAGCGTTTGATTCAGCAGTCACAACTCTACGAGGCTGTGACGCTGCGTTTTTTTCAGGAGGCGGGTCTGGTTAGCGGGATGCGGGTTCTCGATGTGGGTAGCGGTGCCGGAGATGTTGCGATGGCGGCAGCTGAGTTGGTCGGGGCAGAGGGGGAAGTCGTGGGTGTGGATGTCAATGCGGCGATTCTCGAGACAGCCCAGGCGAGGGTTAGCGAACTGGGTTTTGAAAATATTCAGTTCATAGCGGGGGATGCCCGAACTCTGGATGTGGGGGGAGACTTTGACGCGGTGGTCGGGCGCCTCGTTCTCATGTATATGTCTGATCCCGCGGATGCTTTGAAACAACTCACAAGACACTTGCGCCCGGGGGGTATTGTCGCCTTTCAGGAGGTGGATTTTACGCCTTATGTATCGATTTCTCGTTCAGATACGCCGCTTATGAACAAGCTGGTTGAATGGGGAATTGCAGTGTTTCAACATTCAGGGGCGCATACTGAAATGGGCATGGATCTCCATCGCACGTTTTTGGATGCCGGTTTATCTGCGCCTATTTTGCATTTTGTGGCGCCATTGGGGGGCGCGGAATCGTGGGCCGGGTACGATTTTATTGCCAACGCCTTTCGCAGTCTGGTCCCGCTTATGGAGGAGTTTGGAATTGCGACTGCTGAAGAGGTCGATGTGGATACACTATCAGATCGGATTCGGGAAGAGACCAGGGTGTCGAAACGCCCGCTTCTCTTGCCGCCGCATGTGACTGCGTGGGCACGGCTTGAGACGTAGAGTGTCAGGAGGTTTTTGTGTTGCGAGGTTTTTTTTGTGTGTTTGCGATGGGGTTGGTGTGGGGCTGTGGCGGCGAGCAGGTGATGCAGTCGCAGATGGTAGAGGGAGAGGAGCAGGTTGGACGTCCGCTGAGTAAGTTGGCTGTGCAGACGAGTGCGTCGCATGCTGTGGTGGCGGCGACTGTGCTTCGGGACGGCGCACCTGTGATTTGGGCGAAGGTGGATTTTTCGCGTTCTATTGCAGGGCAGGTGGCAGATTATCAGTGGTCGGGGGTGACGAATGAGAATGGTCGGGCGCGTGTGGAGATTGCATCGGGCGATGTGACGGGTTATTATCAAGCGCGTGCGTCGATAGATGGGAGAGAGATCGGTTCATGGTCGAGTATTCCGATCAATGGCGGGTATGAAGTGATGCTCAATTTGCCCATTGGTGGAAGGATGCGTGTGATGGGTTCCCCCATGCGGATACCGCAACCCGGGGATGCAATCAAAATCGGCTTTATATATGGCACATACCGAAAAAATAGTCTGGATGGGGCGACTCTGGCGGCTCTCCAATTCAACGAAGAGGGGGGTGTGCGCGGTGTGCCCATAGAACTCATCGATGGCGGTGTACCCATAGAACAACTCGCTGAAAAAAATATAAGTGAGACCGAATACGTTGCAGCACTGGCAGAGAAATTGATTACTCAGGAGAAGGTATTGGCAATTGTTGGCCCTAACCGCTCGAGCCAGGCAGTTATTGTCGGGGAAATTGCACAACGCTATGGGATACCAATGATGACGACCAATGCGACCAATCCAATCGTCACTGCTGCGGGTGATTTTGTGTTTATGGCGGCTTTTACAGACGATTTTCAGGGCAAGGTGATGGCTGAATTTGCCATTCAAGAGTTGGGTGCGGGTCGCGTTGCGGTGCTCACGGAGCGTGGAAGTATTTATTCGGAGGGCTTATCGCAGACCTTTGTGGATAATTTTGGCGCGCTTGGGGGTCATGTTGCGGCGCATCAATTCTACATGTCGGGGGAGACCGATTTTGCCTCGCAACTGATCGCTGTCACCTCATCTATGCCAGATGTGGTCTTTATTCCCGGTTCCGTTGTCGATATTCCATTGCTGGTTCAGCAGGCGAGACAAAATTTTGGCCTGACAGCGACTTTTCTCGGAGGCGATTCATGGCATAATGCAGAGTTGCTTACCACGAGTAGCGCGTTTATTGAGGGAAGTTTTTTTAGCGGTTTTTTTTCGTCTCAAGTCGCACCGGGCGATTTGAGTGAAGACGCCCACCGTTTTATTGATGCGTACACGGCGATGTTTGGCGTCGCGCCCGACGGATCGGCTGCACTGGGGTATGATGCCCTGAGGTTGGTAGTCCAAGCGATGCGTCGCACCGATGCGTTGACGCCAATGGCGATTCGCGATGAGATTGCGGCGACAAGGGACTACAGTGGGGCAACGTTTATCTCTGGCTATGACGAAAACCGACATACGACCAAGAGTGCGGTTATCAACCGCATTGTCAATGGGGCGATAGAGTTCTATAAGTTGATAGAGCCGTGATGTTTTAATTTTAAATGAAACACTGGAGGGATCACGATGACCCGATCTGAACTCGCTCATCGCATTTATCAGACTTCTCATTTGACTGGACAATTTACGCTTCGCTCAGGTGCGATTGCGACAGAGTATTTCGACAAGTATCAGTTTGAAACCCGCCCCGAACTGCTCTGCGAACTCGCCGCGCATCTCCAGCCTCTGATTCCCAAGGATACAGATGTTCTCGCGGGTCTCGAACTCGGTGGCGTACCCCTTGCGACTATGCTTTCTCAGTTGTCCGGGTTGCCCACGTGTTTTGTGCGAAAAGAGGCCAAAACTTACGGTACTTGCAAACTGGCTGAAGGTGTTGACATATCTGGCAAGAATCTGCTGGTGGTTGAAGATGTGGTCACTTCTGGCGGGCAGGTTGTTCTTTCCACTCAGGATCTTCGCAACCTGGGCGCGCGCGTTTCACAGGCGATATGTGTGATTGACCGCGAGTCCGGTGGCACAGAGAATCTCGCCAAAGAGGGTATTGAACTTTGCGCGCTGTTTCGGATGAGTGAACTGACGTGACGGTGGGCGCGGAACTTATGAATACCTTTCAAAGGATTGCGGCAGCCCTATCGGCGTATCAGCCCAGTATTCGTTCGGAGACGGATAAAACACAGGCGGCTGTTGCTGCGGTTTTTCATCCGCGGCGGGATGATCTCTATCTTCTCTTTATCGAGCGTGCCACACATCCGACAGACCCATGGTCGGGGCATATCGCTTTTCCCGGTGGGACAGCCGAACCCGATGATTCGGATCTCAAATACACGGCTGAACGCGAGACCCGCGAGGAACTCGGTCTCGATCTGAGCAACGCGCAGTATCTCGGTCGTTTGGACGATGTCACGGGTGCGACGCTGCCCATCCAGGTGGCCTGTTTTGTTTATGCGATTTTTGAAGGCGTTGAAGTTGCGCCCAATGACGAGGTACGCGATGTTTTTTGGACGCCTTTTGCACATTTCGCCGATTCCACGCGGTGGCAGAGGCTCAATCTCGAAGGTTGGCACAATATGCCGGCTATTGATTTGCTCGGTGCCAATCGTCCCGTGCTTTGGGGGCTGACCTATCGCATGGTCGCGCAAATGGCGGGGTTTGCGGGTGTTGATTTGCCCGAAAGGCTATAGAAGTTCGCGTTTTCCAAAATTTGAATTGTTCATTAAGCCGAGGAAAATAATGACTGAACTGAAACAAAGAGCAATACCAGATTGCGTTGAAATATTCCGCGGTGGACAAAAAGATCCCATTCTTGTTCAGCGCGCCAGAGCCGATACCCGCGCCTATATTCATCCCATTGTGGCGCCCGACGGCAATGGCATTCTCACTGAAGATACCCCTTCGCACCATCCCTGGCAGCACGGTCTTTATGTGGGTCTCAACGAGGTCAACGGGGTTGGGTTCTGGACAGAGGGATTACAGGAGCGGCGCAAAGATCAGGATGGGACCTTTCACCCCGACCCGATTAGCAATGCAGGTGTGCATAATAACACTGCTACCTGGACTGTTACCAGCGGATGGCGAGATCCCGATGGTGCGCCTATGCTCACCGAAATACAGGCCTGGTCTTTCAACGATCAGGGCGATACGTACGATATCGATATCACATGGTCCCTTACCGCATCAATTGATCTTACCTTTGGAGAATACGCCTACGGTGGTCTCTTTCTTCGAATGCCTTATAAAAGAGATCTCGGTGGCGAGGCCATCAACAGTGAGGGTCAGACCAATCGCGACGCTGAAGGACAACGCGCACAATGGGTTTCTGTTTCCATTCCCATCGAAGGTCGCACTGACTGGGCAGGCATCGCGATGATGGATCATCCCACCAATCCCGAATACCCCAATCCCTGGCGCGTTGACGGGCAACTCGGCATTGTGCCCAGCCGCTGTATTGCTGGTCCCTGGATGCTGGCACAGGGAGAGACGACCGCAAGCAGGTATCGGTTGTTTATTTTTTGTGGTAGAACGGATACTTCGCGTGTTGAAGAGAATTGGGCCAGTTTTTCCGCGCAGTAAATGATGTGCGTTCTCATTCTACGATTCAGAGAGACTGTTTTAAAACTCATTTTGCCCCTTCTCGGCGATGCGCTATTGCCCTGTCATTCTGAGCGGAGCGCAGCGGAGTCGAAGAATCTGCTACTAAAATAGGTGGAAAAGATGCTTCGGCTACGCTCAGCATGACAAAACGCCGGACATGCCTAACATCAGGTATTAATTTTAAAATAGCTTCTGAGTCTGTTTTCTGCGCCATACAAGCTATAGATTTTCTGTACCTGATCCAATTCTCTTTCTACAATTTTTACGGTGAGTGGCCGGGGGGCAAGGAGTGAGAGGAGTCCCGGTCGCCCGATATGTCGAGAGATGTAGGGTACGACGCCTTCCTGCCGGTAGCGCTGCTGGTGGTGTGGCTCAATTCCCCCTCTGGAACCGAGGATAATTTCGGATATTCGGTTGTCCAGGATCGCCGCGTACAGGGCGATGTCATCGATGTATCCATAGCACGCTGCCTGATGAATACCCCTCTGTTTCAGGAGGTCCAGTGCTTCGATTACGTGCTGTACGTTGGTTGTTGTCGATGGTTCTCCCAGTAGCATGCCGCTGTCGTCCATGCCGACGCTATCGAGGGCCAGGACGGTTGTGCCAGAAGCTATCAGGTGCCGCACTTCACCTGTTTGCAGAGCGCCCTGTTTGGTACGGCTCTGGTGGAGATAGAGGGCTGTATTTTTTGATGCATCCTTTGGCGTCAATAGAAAGGATGAGAGGCCGAGGGCGCCGTAGCGAATTTCTTCTCCAGTGAATTCATCTTCTTCGAATGTTCGGATGGTTTCGGGTGAGATGCGCGGTCTGTTTTCGGGTACTGCGAGGATTTTTGCCACTGTGTCCCGGAGGGCTATCTGCTCGCGTTTCCAATTTTCCAGTTCCTGCGGTATTTCCAACTCGGGCGGTAATCCTTTCAAGATGGATGCCATCCAGCCCCGCATCGCGAACT
This window of the Gemmatimonadota bacterium genome carries:
- a CDS encoding efflux RND transporter permease subunit is translated as MVEKNEKRTSLLPRISVTRPVTVTMCLVGLMVIGLVAYWRIPIQAWASGNDWNRFWVDVATENASVQERFNTIALPMERHMRTVRELSDIYAFAGDPWAGVELKFHRGTDMREAYVRVADRLEHARLDLPEEVRDQIKVYSWNQETDSEVIWTGLSIPEDIVDKEQWVQTHVLDPIERVDGVAKTSVWGFENKEVLILVDQERLRTHGIETHELVASLQQDNFSLSGGQVQEGGKRFYVRSLAHYQSLKEIEDIVVQGRYSSAQVRLKDVADVVYAAPPRDRVWRVDGQRNLGLDVYKESGENIVDLCKRIVVKMEEIEANTPAVFRLFYSEGKLIEDSMDNLKVTGLWGGLFAALVLLFFLRALRMTALITLSIPLCVMMTITVLYFMGWSLNLLTMMGLMVGVGMVVDNAIVIVENIYRLRAEGEEPRGASIHGASEVGLAITMATLTTVVVFLPMMLMNDSFDMKFLLSKIGMPVVFALVASLFVALLFIPLAAQRFGDAVVRSDPKSIAFVRRIYRRGLNWVIHHRRDAFLVVLVLFATIYFPYQNVKKTDQMRFSSNRVTIRMYGPRNFSLEEMDKIASDLEVYVNERRDRYKIRNVMTYFRRGYINLRMNLEEDPHQEWWYAVYRWAGGVIGLPIERWMTRQEIIDELNKEVPRYVGFRVAVESRNSGGRDPYVGVYLYGPDFEKLEDMLGEVERRLQQIPSVTSLQSDLEFGKDEIRIRVNRAQAKKHGIPAERISRTLAYQLRGATLPRFQTDDHEVNVQLILDESDRQSLVQLKNFMFVTDSGEKLPLSSFATFEVAKGPGHIFRHNGRNRLRVRVYTTKDDVEGLYQEVDRVMEGFTLPRGYEWNKGERHSQYSRESQAMTFAVIMAVVFVFLLMGVLFESVILPFAVIFSIPFSFLGVYWGLWLTGTTMDFMSNVGAIVLIGVVVNNAIVLVDMINRLRQTGMDRAAAIMAAGHNRFRPILMTTCTTVFGLFPMAIGSSTMMGMPYAPLGITMMGGLIVSTALTLFVVPLFYVLLDDLRGSLKRIAAVSFQRSERWGDDPAQAAD
- a CDS encoding RagB/SusD family nutrient uptake outer membrane protein — protein: MKSSRLYILLALLLFFTQGCDLNITNPNQAVEERVLTTSDGIIALAIGMQRDYASQNVDSYIRHPAITSREFAANTTFANLIQLEDGLNALSGANSGVSAIWFESYRVIGIANDLIDSAPNVQLSEGTRSGIIALSQLYKAMCLGFVAQAFEQAPTDVQADGQATFQPRSEVFAEAIRLLDNALQTISATPPSAQFNSDILGQGFDLLNTIHAYRARYNLFAGNYPAALEAANTIDPSATSVYTYDADNQNPIYNQVFVADDYAPRDNFGTLVTDSNDARLAFYLMPNDRLSNPNTLPIETLSGFWNTATSSIPAYLPGEMALIRAEANAMMGNITGAIAEIDAIRTKTPDRDPLGIGASLPPYSGPQTVEAVTEEIFRQRRAELFLNGTGLEDSRRLGQPGPSSDPFERNRNFYPYADQERLNNPNTPSDPAN
- a CDS encoding SusC/RagA family TonB-linked outer membrane protein; amino-acid sequence: MHMSSRLFFVLCLSLSIPISAFAQLTIKGTVTDERGEGLPNANIIVVGTTTGTNTDGQGNFALYLSEPEAETTIEARYVGYKSARQTIRQNSGLAEVSFQLAVDVLQFDEIVVTGLSVAASKKQLGNAISTLTVRQLESTGATSLDKALTGKLAGALIQQNSGNPGGGVTIRLRGTGTVLGDADPLYVVDGVIVNNDSPELIRLGGGSQNRLIDLNPNDVERIEIVKGAAAAALYGSRANNGVVQIFTKRGTQGKPRINYTYGLSTSKIRKTLPVNRATVDNRGNKNPDGSDVQRFDHQDFIFRRAAGMEHYASISGGSGNTRYFASGSYLADQGVIENTLFRRISARTRIDQNLSNWLALSVGGNFVFSKSNDIPNGGLNSNYGAMTGFIFGPNTYNLTPDPETGTYPDDGILANPLEVIDQYDFTQEITRYIGSAQLNATPLSGLSIDYTLGIDTYDQTAIAFIPTGTSAPGLANGFSRRAVFDFLQLNNDINLRYQRDIFPNVQSTTRIGGTLQYEKGENFSAEGRNLSPVAEVVSSGANVVAGETRSKRVIYGGFIQQTFGIANRLFVTAAARIDASSVYDADNRWQFYPKASASYLISDTGFWQNSALQNIFSDFKLRASIGTSGGQTAIGPYDRLTNYNASSYDGNPGLVPSTQLGGTIKPERQREIEIGTDFSLLSNRLGIELTYYDQRIEDLLLFRTLSPSTGHSRALQNVGTMDNTGLEFLVRAIPLARPNLRWESTFTYSTNKNKVDGIEGGRLIIPNSFSQVSAINGEPLGVFFSTAFERDAQGNIANDENNLPIQAADRKIIGDPNPDFTASWINQVALGQNWSFRMQWDAIIGGDLFNFTRRLAALSAFGVLTDYERELNGELPSGYNSRVFRIFEQWIEDGSFVKLRELSASYRWQPQFLGLSSIQLSLIGRNLLSIDDYSGYDPETNIAGQRTAVRGFDFVEVPIPRSIAFRISLNY
- a CDS encoding class I SAM-dependent methyltransferase gives rise to the protein MSESSSDPRYTMGRSEGETERLIQQSQLYEAVTLRFFQEAGLVSGMRVLDVGSGAGDVAMAAAELVGAEGEVVGVDVNAAILETAQARVSELGFENIQFIAGDARTLDVGGDFDAVVGRLVLMYMSDPADALKQLTRHLRPGGIVAFQEVDFTPYVSISRSDTPLMNKLVEWGIAVFQHSGAHTEMGMDLHRTFLDAGLSAPILHFVAPLGGAESWAGYDFIANAFRSLVPLMEEFGIATAEEVDVDTLSDRIREETRVSKRPLLLPPHVTAWARLET
- a CDS encoding ABC transporter substrate-binding protein, which codes for MLNLPIGGRMRVMGSPMRIPQPGDAIKIGFIYGTYRKNSLDGATLAALQFNEEGGVRGVPIELIDGGVPIEQLAEKNISETEYVAALAEKLITQEKVLAIVGPNRSSQAVIVGEIAQRYGIPMMTTNATNPIVTAAGDFVFMAAFTDDFQGKVMAEFAIQELGAGRVAVLTERGSIYSEGLSQTFVDNFGALGGHVAAHQFYMSGETDFASQLIAVTSSMPDVVFIPGSVVDIPLLVQQARQNFGLTATFLGGDSWHNAELLTTSSAFIEGSFFSGFFSSQVAPGDLSEDAHRFIDAYTAMFGVAPDGSAALGYDALRLVVQAMRRTDALTPMAIRDEIAATRDYSGATFISGYDENRHTTKSAVINRIVNGAIEFYKLIEP
- the pyrE gene encoding orotate phosphoribosyltransferase; protein product: MTRSELAHRIYQTSHLTGQFTLRSGAIATEYFDKYQFETRPELLCELAAHLQPLIPKDTDVLAGLELGGVPLATMLSQLSGLPTCFVRKEAKTYGTCKLAEGVDISGKNLLVVEDVVTSGGQVVLSTQDLRNLGARVSQAICVIDRESGGTENLAKEGIELCALFRMSELT
- a CDS encoding CoA pyrophosphatase, translated to MNTFQRIAAALSAYQPSIRSETDKTQAAVAAVFHPRRDDLYLLFIERATHPTDPWSGHIAFPGGTAEPDDSDLKYTAERETREELGLDLSNAQYLGRLDDVTGATLPIQVACFVYAIFEGVEVAPNDEVRDVFWTPFAHFADSTRWQRLNLEGWHNMPAIDLLGANRPVLWGLTYRMVAQMAGFAGVDLPERL